In one window of Fimbriimonadaceae bacterium DNA:
- a CDS encoding alpha-L-fucosidase: MVEWLLLAGFATMAGGQLPRDLPKVFPVPSPRQLAWQKLETYAFVHFGPNTFTDREWGEGREDPKVFAPTQLDCRQWVRAFKDAGFKAVILTAKHHDGFCLWPSKQSTHTVAQSGWKGGKGDVLRELSDACREAGLKLGVYLSPWDRNHPLYGTPEYNEVFKNCLEEVLTGYGEVSEVWFDGANGEGPNGKRQVYDWPAFIDVVRLHAPNAVIFSDAGPDIRWVGNEAGYAGETNWSTLNRDLFVPGTPLSQQLTQGHEDGSHWVPAECDVSIRPGWFYHASQDGQVKSLEKLLDIYYGSVGRNGSMLLNVPPDRRGLIHETDVKRLREFKQALDRIFEHDLARGRPVVATGTFSEAKTYAAANATDGNPDTFWAGAAPRDGLTIELGSPQVFNRVVLQEAIAYGQRVKSFSIWVRVDGSWKPAFEGGTTIGAKRILRLPPVTADAVRLSVLDCKQQPTIASFELYCAPPEVIAKADETDFLEQTTVHLEADLPGCDIRYTLDGSTPNARSKRYEGPFTVDRTATVTALAFRARKSGLWPATLHLTRFDRSKIVGSGPPRPSLWPGLWCDVYDQGWQSLVDLDQASPTSSKGCALPSLDERTRDEHFALRFTGYLIVPKEGVYTFRLTSDDGSRLWIANRLVVDNDGLHGMEAKQGVIALGEGPHPFELAYFNATGGMGLEAAWRGPGFEERAFVASDFMRTVR; this comes from the coding sequence ATGGTCGAGTGGCTGCTTCTTGCGGGGTTCGCGACGATGGCGGGAGGGCAATTGCCGCGCGACCTGCCCAAGGTGTTCCCCGTTCCTTCACCCCGACAGCTCGCCTGGCAGAAGCTCGAAACCTACGCGTTCGTGCATTTCGGCCCCAACACGTTCACTGACCGCGAGTGGGGCGAAGGGCGCGAGGACCCCAAGGTCTTCGCACCGACCCAGCTCGACTGCCGGCAGTGGGTGCGCGCGTTCAAGGACGCGGGCTTCAAAGCGGTCATCCTCACGGCCAAACACCACGATGGCTTCTGCCTGTGGCCGTCGAAGCAGTCCACCCACACCGTCGCCCAAAGCGGCTGGAAGGGCGGGAAGGGCGACGTGCTGCGCGAGCTCAGCGACGCGTGCCGCGAGGCGGGTCTCAAGCTGGGCGTCTATCTCTCGCCCTGGGATCGCAACCACCCGCTGTACGGAACGCCCGAGTACAACGAGGTCTTCAAGAACTGCCTGGAAGAGGTGCTCACCGGCTATGGCGAGGTCTCGGAGGTGTGGTTCGACGGGGCCAACGGCGAAGGGCCGAACGGGAAGCGCCAAGTCTACGACTGGCCCGCGTTCATCGACGTGGTGCGCCTGCACGCGCCGAACGCCGTCATTTTCAGCGACGCCGGGCCGGACATTCGCTGGGTGGGCAACGAAGCGGGCTACGCGGGCGAGACCAACTGGAGCACCTTGAACCGGGACCTGTTCGTTCCCGGGACGCCCCTATCCCAGCAGCTCACGCAAGGCCACGAGGACGGTTCGCACTGGGTGCCCGCCGAGTGCGACGTCTCGATTCGGCCGGGCTGGTTCTACCACGCGTCCCAGGATGGTCAGGTGAAGTCGCTCGAGAAGCTGCTCGACATCTACTACGGTTCCGTGGGGCGCAACGGGTCCATGCTGCTGAACGTGCCGCCGGACCGCAGGGGGCTCATCCACGAAACCGACGTGAAGCGGCTTCGCGAGTTCAAGCAAGCCCTTGACCGGATCTTCGAGCACGACCTTGCGCGGGGCCGGCCGGTCGTCGCGACGGGCACCTTCTCCGAGGCCAAGACCTACGCTGCGGCCAACGCGACCGACGGCAATCCCGACACCTTTTGGGCCGGCGCGGCACCGCGCGACGGGCTCACGATCGAGCTTGGATCGCCTCAGGTGTTCAATCGGGTGGTGCTGCAGGAGGCGATCGCCTACGGGCAGCGCGTCAAGTCGTTCTCGATCTGGGTGCGCGTGGACGGGAGTTGGAAGCCGGCGTTTGAGGGAGGCACGACCATCGGCGCCAAGCGGATTCTTCGCCTGCCCCCGGTGACGGCGGACGCCGTGCGGCTGAGCGTCCTCGATTGCAAGCAGCAGCCGACGATCGCGTCGTTCGAGCTCTACTGCGCCCCGCCCGAAGTCATCGCGAAGGCGGACGAAACGGATTTCCTGGAGCAAACGACCGTGCATCTGGAAGCCGACCTTCCGGGCTGCGACATCCGTTACACGCTGGACGGATCCACGCCGAACGCGCGATCGAAGCGGTACGAGGGCCCGTTCACCGTGGACCGCACCGCGACGGTCACCGCGCTGGCGTTCCGGGCCCGCAAGTCGGGATTGTGGCCGGCGACGCTCCATCTCACGCGCTTCGACCGCTCGAAGATCGTGGGCTCCGGACCCCCGCGGCCCTCCCTTTGGCCCGGGCTCTGGTGCGACGTCTACGATCAGGGCTGGCAAAGCCTGGTCGATCTCGATCAGGCCTCCCCGACAAGCAGCAAGGGTTGCGCCCTTCCATCCCTCGACGAGCGGACGCGGGACGAGCACTTCGCCCTGCGGTTCACCGGCTATCTCATCGTTCCCAAGGAGGGGGTCTACACGTTCCGCTTGACCAGCGACGACGGCAGCCGCCTCTGGATCGCCAACCGGTTGGTGGTGGACAACGACGGGCTGCACGGGATGGAGGCGAAGCAAGGCGTGATCGCGCTCGGCGAGGGCCCCCACCCGTTCGAACTCGCCTACTTCAACGCGACGGGCGGCATGGGCCTCGAGGCCGCCTGGCGCGGTCCTGGGTTTGAAGAGCGCGCGTTCGTCGCGTCCGACTTTATGCGGACCGTCCGCTGA
- a CDS encoding TolC family protein, whose amino-acid sequence MRWTSLVRLGLLACLAGSGSAWAQDKLGLEDALRMARERNGDVRAAFLNVQSAKSRVDQSLGAFYPMVTPVWRWDSSRQTGPNFPGAVTSDGSQSEISATWRLLDSGQRNWSLGASRASAEAQVQSSIQTVRQILFAVHQQYYDALRADELFKVAEAQVGRAEKVLAQTEAQVKVGDAPEKDVYQARADYLNAKVQQLVARNRSSTAQAALKATIVWNVEKPLPPLEPQPQPEVFAEVPSLDTFVERGLRQRPDLIAERLGVEVDRSNASRADREASFTWTLDATYNRSVTPDVADGRFVTFLVSLPLFDGGQSRAAARGAKASLEASKSSLSQSERAVESEIEAAHAELVQNTERVGAAQLAVEAARKNYEAAVEAQRLGAAGTNIVTVSTALVSLVTAESNYVEAVYDYFISDVRLRVATGDPIAGEAGA is encoded by the coding sequence ATGCGGTGGACTTCACTTGTGCGGCTCGGCCTATTGGCGTGTTTGGCTGGCAGCGGCTCGGCGTGGGCGCAAGACAAGCTCGGGCTCGAAGACGCCCTGAGGATGGCGCGCGAACGAAACGGCGACGTGCGGGCCGCCTTTCTCAACGTGCAGTCGGCCAAGAGTCGGGTGGACCAATCCCTCGGCGCTTTCTATCCGATGGTCACGCCGGTCTGGCGGTGGGACAGTTCGCGCCAAACCGGACCGAACTTCCCCGGAGCCGTGACGAGCGACGGGAGCCAGTCGGAAATCTCCGCGACGTGGCGCCTGCTTGACTCGGGCCAGCGCAACTGGAGCCTCGGAGCGAGCCGGGCCTCCGCCGAGGCGCAGGTCCAGAGCTCGATCCAGACCGTGCGGCAGATCCTCTTCGCCGTGCACCAGCAGTACTACGATGCGCTGCGCGCCGACGAGCTGTTCAAAGTCGCCGAAGCCCAGGTCGGGCGTGCCGAGAAGGTCTTGGCCCAGACCGAGGCCCAGGTGAAAGTGGGAGACGCGCCTGAAAAGGACGTCTACCAGGCACGGGCCGACTACCTGAACGCGAAGGTGCAGCAGCTTGTCGCCCGCAACCGAAGCAGCACGGCACAGGCGGCGCTCAAGGCGACGATCGTGTGGAACGTCGAAAAGCCCCTGCCCCCGCTCGAGCCGCAGCCTCAGCCGGAGGTGTTCGCGGAGGTGCCATCCCTCGACACGTTCGTCGAGCGGGGTCTGAGGCAGCGTCCCGACCTGATCGCCGAGCGCCTGGGCGTCGAGGTGGACCGCTCGAACGCGAGTCGCGCCGACCGCGAGGCCAGCTTCACGTGGACGCTCGATGCGACCTACAACCGCAGCGTGACACCCGACGTGGCCGACGGCCGTTTCGTGACGTTTCTGGTGTCGCTGCCCCTTTTCGACGGCGGCCAATCGCGCGCCGCGGCGCGCGGGGCGAAGGCGTCCCTCGAGGCCAGCAAGAGCTCCTTGAGCCAAAGCGAGAGGGCGGTGGAGTCGGAGATCGAAGCGGCCCACGCGGAGTTGGTCCAGAACACCGAGCGCGTCGGGGCCGCGCAGCTGGCTGTCGAGGCCGCGCGCAAGAACTACGAAGCTGCCGTCGAGGCCCAGCGCCTTGGCGCGGCGGGAACGAACATCGTCACCGTGTCGACCGCCCTGGTCAGTCTCGTGACGGCCGAATCGAACTACGTCGAAGCCGTGTACGACTACTTCATCTCCGACGTGCGCCTTCGCGTCGCGACCGGCGATCCCATCGCGGGCGAGGCCGGCGCGTGA
- a CDS encoding adenylosuccinate synthase translates to MATLVIVGAQWGDEAKGKMVDVLGAQSDVVARFSGGNNAGHTVIIGKEEYKFHLLPAGILHPHVTAVLGSGMVICPKGLLAELDATRAQQPELGTLLISKGAHLVFPYHRMLDRLEEDARGENKIGTTSRGIGPAYQDKVARFGIRMSEFVRPEVFRTRLREVLGYKNRLLEMFGEEPLAFDPLFDEYSAYADRLRPYVEDTDVILQEAVRSGKRVLFEGAQGAMLDLDSGTYPYVTSSHPVAGGACLGTGVGPRDIDSVLGVCKAYATRVGEGPFPTELDDATGERIRSVGKEYGTTTGRPRRCGWLDLVVLRQSCRLNSLSGLIMTRLDIFRGFKTLKVATSYSLDGETVDHVPADATDLGRLTPNYVEVPGWSEDVADARTLQDLPEEARAYLRFVEEFTETPVAIVSVGPDRDETMVLRPDLIWG, encoded by the coding sequence ATGGCGACTCTGGTGATCGTCGGCGCCCAGTGGGGCGACGAGGCGAAGGGCAAGATGGTGGACGTGCTCGGGGCGCAAAGCGACGTGGTCGCGCGCTTCAGCGGCGGGAACAACGCGGGGCACACCGTCATCATCGGGAAGGAGGAGTACAAGTTCCATCTCCTTCCGGCAGGCATCCTGCACCCCCACGTGACCGCGGTGCTCGGCAGTGGCATGGTGATCTGCCCCAAGGGGCTGCTCGCCGAGCTGGACGCGACCCGCGCGCAACAACCGGAGTTGGGCACGCTCCTGATCAGCAAAGGCGCGCACCTGGTGTTTCCGTACCACCGCATGCTGGACCGTTTGGAAGAGGACGCGCGCGGCGAGAACAAGATCGGCACCACGTCGCGCGGGATCGGGCCGGCGTACCAGGACAAAGTCGCGCGCTTCGGCATCCGGATGAGCGAGTTCGTGCGTCCCGAGGTGTTTCGAACCCGCCTGCGCGAGGTGCTCGGCTACAAGAACCGGCTCCTCGAGATGTTCGGCGAGGAGCCCTTGGCCTTCGACCCTCTCTTCGACGAGTACTCGGCCTACGCGGATCGCCTGCGCCCGTACGTGGAGGACACCGACGTCATCTTGCAGGAGGCCGTTCGAAGCGGCAAGCGGGTTCTGTTCGAAGGCGCGCAAGGGGCGATGCTCGATCTCGACTCGGGCACGTATCCGTACGTGACGAGCAGCCACCCGGTCGCAGGTGGGGCGTGTCTGGGAACCGGGGTGGGCCCCCGCGATATCGACTCGGTGCTCGGCGTGTGCAAGGCGTACGCCACGCGCGTGGGCGAGGGACCGTTCCCGACGGAGCTTGACGATGCCACGGGCGAGCGCATCCGCAGCGTGGGGAAGGAGTACGGGACGACCACCGGCCGCCCGCGCCGGTGCGGTTGGCTCGATCTCGTCGTCCTGCGCCAAAGCTGCCGGTTGAACTCGCTGAGCGGGCTGATCATGACCCGGCTCGACATCTTCCGTGGATTCAAGACCCTCAAGGTGGCCACGTCCTACTCGCTGGACGGCGAAACGGTCGACCACGTGCCGGCGGACGCGACGGACTTGGGACGCCTCACCCCGAACTACGTGGAGGTGCCGGGCTGGAGCGAGGACGTCGCCGACGCACGCACGCTGCAGGATCTGCCGGAAGAGGCGCGAGCCTACCTCCGCTTCGTGGAGGAGTTCACGGAGACGCCGGTCGCCATCGTGAGCGTCGGACCCGATCGCGACGAGACCATGGTGCTCCGTCCCGACCTGATTTGGGGCTAG
- a CDS encoding bifunctional 3,4-dihydroxy-2-butanone-4-phosphate synthase/GTP cyclohydrolase II produces the protein MEFASIPDALEDLKAGRMIIVIDDPDRENEGDLIMPGETCTPEAMNFMIRHGRGVPCIPTTEERLEQLAIPMMTKQNTAKLGTAMGETVDAIHGTTTGVSAYDRARTVEVFCDDLAVPSDLARPGHIIPLKAERGGVLRRSGHTEAAVDLAVMAGFKPVGVLCEILDDDGTMMRVDGLTAFAQRHGLKTITIADLIAHRRKHENLVTRVAGPIAFPTKFGEFDLYGYETTVEPHPYLAIVKGDVCTEEPVLVRVHSSCLTGDLLGSLRCDCGDQLAMALEIIEREGRGVVLYVAQEGRGIGLLNKLRAYALQDQGMDTVEANQALGFKPDLRDYGLGAQVLADLGLRKLRLMTNNPTKVSGLQGYGLEIVEHVPLVAAPAKARAKYLETKRTKMGHWMPKEE, from the coding sequence ATGGAGTTCGCCTCGATTCCCGACGCCCTGGAAGATCTGAAGGCGGGACGCATGATCATCGTGATCGACGATCCCGACCGGGAGAACGAGGGCGATCTGATCATGCCGGGCGAGACGTGCACGCCCGAAGCGATGAACTTCATGATCCGCCACGGCCGTGGCGTCCCGTGCATCCCCACCACCGAGGAGCGCCTCGAGCAGCTTGCGATTCCGATGATGACCAAGCAGAACACCGCCAAGCTCGGCACCGCGATGGGCGAGACGGTCGACGCGATCCACGGCACCACGACGGGCGTGTCCGCATACGATCGCGCGCGCACCGTCGAAGTGTTTTGCGACGATCTGGCCGTCCCGTCGGATCTCGCGCGACCCGGCCACATCATCCCGTTGAAGGCTGAGCGGGGAGGCGTGCTGCGGCGCTCCGGCCATACCGAGGCCGCAGTGGATCTCGCGGTCATGGCCGGGTTCAAACCCGTGGGCGTCTTGTGCGAGATTTTGGACGACGACGGCACGATGATGCGGGTGGACGGCCTGACGGCCTTCGCCCAGCGGCACGGCTTGAAGACGATCACGATCGCGGACCTGATCGCGCATCGGCGCAAGCACGAGAACCTGGTGACGCGCGTCGCGGGCCCGATCGCCTTTCCCACCAAGTTCGGCGAGTTCGACCTGTACGGGTACGAGACGACGGTCGAGCCCCACCCCTATCTGGCGATCGTCAAGGGCGACGTGTGCACGGAGGAGCCGGTGCTCGTGCGCGTGCACTCGAGCTGCCTCACCGGCGACTTGCTGGGCTCCCTTCGCTGCGACTGCGGCGACCAGCTCGCGATGGCGCTGGAGATCATCGAGCGGGAGGGTCGCGGAGTGGTGCTCTACGTCGCGCAGGAGGGCCGCGGGATCGGCCTGCTCAACAAGCTTCGCGCGTACGCCCTCCAAGACCAGGGCATGGACACCGTGGAGGCGAACCAGGCGCTGGGCTTCAAGCCCGATCTCCGCGACTACGGCCTCGGCGCCCAAGTGCTCGCCGACCTCGGGCTCCGCAAATTGCGCCTGATGACCAACAACCCCACCAAGGTGTCGGGGCTGCAGGGTTACGGATTGGAGATCGTCGAACACGTCCCCCTCGTCGCCGCACCCGCCAAGGCCCGAGCGAAGTATCTGGAGACCAAACGCACCAAGATGGGCCACTGGATGCCGAAGGAAGAGTAA
- a CDS encoding adenylate/guanylate cyclase domain-containing protein, which produces MHPLLRAYLVNLAISVGFATSSALVVPQMRGVPLWFTVPLFAVPFSILMFIAATWVRPKMRHRSFVVTVLGQALLYMVVIAASFSVSLWVFIAHLNDVSPFDPGYLRQFGQVLVSGAVLGPAAACFVFAVTIGGIYQISRKMGPGVLWNWVTGRYHEPSEEPRFFMFLDLKDSTTLAEQLGNKKFSALVRDFFEDLTDPVVKTRGEVSHFIGDEAVLTWRMDRGAARANAARCFFLMRDALEARRAHYLRCYGHFPGFKAGLHCGPVVATEVGEIKSEIVFHGDVLNTTARITGVCAALGEDFLASDAARLALAPQETLAFECLGPQMFKGKSESVVIHAVRVRAPAADSKPGKQESARENL; this is translated from the coding sequence ATGCACCCTCTTCTCCGAGCGTATCTGGTCAACCTCGCGATCTCAGTGGGGTTCGCAACGAGCTCGGCTCTGGTGGTCCCTCAGATGCGGGGCGTACCGCTTTGGTTTACGGTGCCGCTCTTCGCCGTGCCGTTCTCGATCCTGATGTTCATCGCCGCGACGTGGGTGCGGCCGAAGATGCGCCACCGCTCGTTCGTTGTGACGGTCCTGGGCCAAGCGTTGCTCTACATGGTCGTCATCGCCGCGTCGTTCTCGGTCTCGCTCTGGGTGTTCATCGCGCACCTCAACGACGTGAGCCCCTTCGATCCCGGATATCTGAGGCAGTTTGGCCAGGTCCTGGTCTCCGGTGCGGTTCTTGGGCCTGCAGCCGCCTGCTTTGTGTTCGCCGTGACGATCGGAGGGATCTACCAGATCTCCCGCAAGATGGGCCCGGGCGTGCTCTGGAACTGGGTCACGGGCCGGTACCACGAGCCAAGCGAGGAGCCACGCTTCTTCATGTTCCTCGACCTCAAGGATTCGACGACCCTGGCCGAGCAGCTCGGAAACAAGAAGTTCAGCGCTCTGGTGAGGGATTTCTTCGAGGATTTGACTGACCCGGTGGTGAAGACGAGGGGTGAGGTCAGCCACTTCATCGGAGACGAGGCGGTGTTGACTTGGCGGATGGACCGCGGCGCGGCGCGGGCGAACGCGGCGCGCTGCTTCTTCCTGATGCGCGACGCGCTGGAAGCGAGGCGTGCTCACTACTTGCGGTGCTACGGCCACTTTCCCGGGTTCAAGGCGGGCCTGCACTGCGGGCCGGTCGTGGCCACCGAAGTCGGCGAGATCAAGAGCGAAATCGTGTTTCACGGAGATGTGCTGAACACCACGGCCCGGATCACCGGCGTCTGCGCGGCCCTGGGCGAGGATTTCCTTGCTTCCGACGCCGCTCGGCTGGCGTTGGCACCCCAGGAAACGCTGGCCTTCGAGTGTCTGGGGCCGCAAATGTTCAAGGGCAAGAGCGAGTCCGTGGTGATCCATGCCGTGCGCGTGAGGGCGCCGGCCGCGGACTCGAAACCGGGTAAACAGGAATCCGCGCGGGAGAACCTATGA
- the thyX gene encoding FAD-dependent thymidylate synthase translates to MARMIVEAAEAMLDQEIKVLDKGFVRLVDYLGGDARIVQSARVSYGSGTKTVRQDRGLIHYLLKHAHTSPFEQVQLTFHTKMPIFVARQWVRHRTARLNEISGRYSIMRDEFYLPDPEHVCAQSESNKQGRAEALPADQALAIIEALEREQRETYANYEKLLEMNVARELARVNLPNSLYTEWYWQIDLHNLFHFLRLRMDAHAQYEIRVYAEAMARCAQAVAPLAYEAFEEHVLGAVTFSRAECEALAAMLEGRPVALEGRPLGAFEEKVSKLRAAHAAETPEEPVLPG, encoded by the coding sequence ATGGCACGGATGATCGTGGAGGCGGCCGAGGCGATGTTGGACCAGGAGATCAAGGTCCTGGACAAGGGGTTCGTGCGGCTCGTGGACTATCTCGGCGGCGACGCGCGGATCGTGCAGAGCGCGCGCGTCTCGTACGGAAGCGGAACCAAGACGGTCCGCCAGGATCGGGGACTGATCCACTACCTGCTCAAGCACGCGCACACGTCGCCCTTCGAGCAGGTGCAGCTCACGTTCCACACGAAGATGCCGATCTTTGTGGCGAGGCAATGGGTTCGCCACCGCACGGCGCGGCTGAACGAGATTTCCGGACGCTACTCGATCATGCGGGACGAGTTCTATCTGCCGGATCCCGAGCACGTGTGCGCCCAGAGCGAGTCGAACAAGCAGGGCCGCGCAGAAGCTCTGCCGGCCGATCAGGCGCTGGCGATCATCGAGGCGCTGGAGCGCGAGCAGAGGGAGACCTACGCCAACTACGAGAAGCTGCTCGAAATGAACGTCGCGCGCGAACTGGCGCGTGTCAACCTGCCGAACTCCCTCTACACCGAGTGGTACTGGCAGATCGATCTGCACAACCTCTTCCACTTCCTGCGACTGCGGATGGACGCGCACGCGCAGTACGAGATCCGGGTGTACGCCGAGGCGATGGCGCGCTGCGCTCAGGCCGTGGCGCCGCTTGCGTACGAGGCGTTTGAGGAGCACGTTCTGGGTGCCGTCACGTTTTCGCGGGCCGAGTGCGAGGCGCTTGCCGCCATGCTGGAGGGCCGTCCGGTCGCTCTGGAAGGGCGCCCCCTCGGCGCGTTCGAGGAGAAGGTCTCGAAACTGCGCGCCGCCCACGCGGCCGAAACGCCGGAAGAACCCGTCCTGCCGGGCTAG